A single Tenacibaculum sp. 190524A02b DNA region contains:
- a CDS encoding HYC_CC_PP family protein, with translation MKQVFQKITSFIMAIVVLFSTLSFTLDMHYCGDTLVDIAIFKKAETCGMEMQKSIANKNCSITKKNCCSDKQMAIEGQDELKSSPTLLSLEQQVFVASFVYSYLNLFESEEIDNAFYKDYSPPLVIRDIYKLDETYLI, from the coding sequence ATGAAACAAGTATTTCAAAAAATAACATCTTTTATAATGGCTATAGTAGTTTTATTTTCTACTTTGTCATTTACTTTAGATATGCATTATTGTGGAGATACTTTAGTAGATATTGCTATTTTCAAAAAAGCAGAGACTTGCGGAATGGAAATGCAAAAGTCTATTGCGAATAAAAATTGTTCTATTACAAAGAAAAACTGTTGTAGTGATAAACAAATGGCTATAGAGGGGCAAGATGAATTAAAATCATCGCCTACTTTACTTTCATTAGAGCAACAAGTTTTTGTAGCTTCATTTGTTTACTCTTACCTTAATCTTTTTGAAAGCGAAGAAATAGACAACGCTTTTTATAAAGATTATAGCCCTCCTTTGGTCATCAGGGATATCTATAAGCTTGACGAGACTTATTTAATTTGA
- a CDS encoding efflux RND transporter permease subunit, giving the protein MLNKSIKFLIENKLVAILLLILFLGWGTINAPFNWETGFLPSNPVAVDAIPDIGENQQIVFTKWAGRSPQDIEDQVTYPLTTSLLGIPGVKTIRSSSMLGFSSIYIIFEEDVEFYWSRSRILEKLNSLPSNLLPNDVSPTLGPDATGLGQVYWYTLEGRDKDGNVTGGWDLHELRSIQDYYVKYALSSASGVSEVSSIGGYVQEYQIDVNPELMRQYNINLQQVVKAVKQSNQDIGAQTIEINQVEYLVRGLGYVKSIKDIENGVVSSANYTPIKIKDIAKVFLGAKTRRGILDKEGAEVVGGVVVARYGANPLEVINNTKEKIKELSAGLPSKVLADGTTSQLTIVPFYDRSELIQETLGTLNEALTLEILITILVIIIMVYNLRASILISSLLPVAVLMVFIAMKAFGIDANIVALSGIAIAIGTMVDVGVILSENILNHLEKSKNNLPINTVVYNATAEVSGAIVTAVMTTIISFLPVFTMIGAEGKLFSPLAFTKTFALIMALVVALFLIPPFATIIFKRRSTTKKFSYVINAVLIILGILSIFFGYWLGMLLIAFGITGILKLQQKVSDKQVNLINIIIASAAIVFLLAEHWRPLGVGKSLLLNLLFVAIICFGLLGAFSLLRKYYAQILQWALANKMLFLAIPTTITILGFLIFKNTGKEFMPSLNEGSFLLMPTSMPHSGVEENKRVLQQLDMGVASIPEIKTVVGKAGRTDSALDPAPLSMYENVIIYKPEYALNSNGERQRYKVNNDGLFVLKNGETVANPNATDVTSKIIFSDVSTDELIEDNDGEFYRNWRPNIKSTDDIWNEIVKATKIPGVTSAPKLQPIETRLVMLQTGMRAPMGIKVKGQNLKEIEAFGVQLEDILKDVTGVKKEAVFADRIVGKPYLLIDIDREKIARYGISIQEVQDVLKVAVGGMPLTQTVEGRERYGVRVRYPRELRTTPADLKQIYVPINKGSSVPLSELATIRYEQGAQVIKSEDTFLIGYVLFDKLNDFAEVTVVENAQKAIQQKIDNGELVVPKGINYQFTGTYENQIRAEKTLSVVVPLALLIIFIILYFQFRSTTTSLMVFTAIIVAFAGGFIMMWLYGQSWFLNFSVFGQNIRELFQMHPINLSVAVWVGFIALFGIATDDGVVMATYLKQTFAKNEPTTKADIRKSVVEAGEKRIRPCLMTTATTVLALLPVLTSTGRGSDIMIPMAIPAFGGMIIDVTSYFLLPVLYSLREEFLLKRKKNNEN; this is encoded by the coding sequence ATGCTAAACAAAAGCATAAAATTTCTAATAGAAAACAAACTCGTCGCCATATTACTTCTCATTCTGTTTTTAGGATGGGGAACCATAAATGCACCATTCAACTGGGAAACTGGTTTTTTACCAAGTAATCCTGTAGCCGTTGATGCTATTCCAGATATCGGAGAAAATCAACAAATAGTTTTTACTAAGTGGGCTGGTCGCTCTCCGCAAGATATAGAAGACCAAGTTACTTACCCATTAACCACATCGTTGTTAGGAATACCAGGTGTTAAAACTATCCGTAGCTCTTCTATGCTTGGTTTTTCTAGTATCTATATCATTTTTGAAGAAGATGTTGAGTTTTACTGGAGTCGTTCACGTATTCTCGAAAAACTCAACTCGCTACCAAGTAACTTATTACCCAATGATGTAAGTCCAACTTTAGGACCCGATGCCACAGGTTTGGGACAAGTATATTGGTACACATTAGAGGGTAGAGATAAAGACGGAAACGTAACAGGTGGATGGGATTTACACGAACTACGAAGCATACAAGATTACTATGTGAAATATGCTTTATCATCAGCAAGTGGTGTGTCAGAAGTGTCATCAATTGGTGGATATGTCCAAGAATATCAAATTGACGTTAATCCTGAATTAATGCGTCAATATAATATCAATTTACAACAGGTTGTAAAGGCTGTAAAACAGAGTAATCAAGATATTGGAGCACAAACCATAGAAATTAATCAGGTAGAATATTTAGTGCGTGGTTTGGGGTATGTAAAATCTATAAAAGATATAGAAAATGGAGTGGTTTCATCCGCCAATTATACACCAATAAAAATTAAAGATATAGCCAAAGTTTTCCTTGGGGCAAAAACACGTAGAGGTATTTTAGATAAAGAGGGTGCAGAAGTTGTAGGTGGTGTTGTAGTAGCCCGTTATGGTGCAAATCCGTTAGAGGTAATTAATAACACCAAAGAAAAAATAAAAGAGTTAAGTGCAGGTTTGCCTTCAAAAGTATTGGCAGATGGAACAACTTCGCAATTAACCATTGTGCCTTTTTACGACCGTTCAGAGCTTATACAAGAAACCTTAGGAACACTTAACGAAGCTCTGACTTTAGAAATACTTATTACCATTTTAGTAATTATTATAATGGTATATAATTTAAGAGCTTCCATATTAATTTCGAGTTTGTTACCTGTGGCAGTTTTAATGGTATTTATAGCCATGAAAGCCTTTGGTATTGATGCAAACATTGTAGCCTTATCTGGAATTGCCATTGCTATCGGAACCATGGTAGATGTGGGGGTAATTCTATCGGAAAATATTTTAAATCATTTAGAAAAAAGCAAAAACAACCTGCCAATTAATACAGTGGTTTACAATGCTACAGCCGAAGTTTCAGGTGCAATCGTTACCGCTGTAATGACTACTATTATTAGTTTTTTACCTGTATTTACTATGATTGGTGCAGAAGGTAAATTATTTAGTCCGTTGGCATTTACCAAAACCTTTGCTCTTATTATGGCATTGGTGGTAGCACTGTTTTTAATTCCGCCATTTGCAACTATCATTTTTAAACGAAGAAGTACTACTAAAAAATTCTCTTATGTCATCAATGCAGTACTAATAATCTTGGGGATTTTATCCATTTTCTTTGGGTATTGGTTAGGAATGCTTTTAATCGCTTTTGGAATTACTGGTATTTTAAAACTGCAGCAAAAAGTTTCAGATAAGCAGGTAAATCTTATCAATATTATTATTGCATCGGCAGCAATTGTATTTTTATTAGCGGAACATTGGAGACCATTAGGCGTAGGCAAAAGTTTATTGTTAAACCTATTGTTTGTAGCCATTATTTGTTTCGGATTGTTAGGCGCATTTTCGTTATTACGAAAATACTATGCTCAAATTTTACAATGGGCACTAGCCAACAAAATGCTCTTTTTAGCAATACCAACAACGATTACCATTCTCGGATTTTTAATATTCAAAAATACAGGTAAAGAGTTTATGCCCTCGTTAAATGAAGGCTCATTTTTACTAATGCCAACCTCAATGCCACATTCTGGAGTTGAAGAAAATAAACGCGTTTTACAACAGTTAGATATGGGTGTTGCTAGTATTCCTGAAATAAAAACAGTCGTTGGCAAAGCAGGACGAACCGATTCGGCATTAGATCCTGCTCCACTTTCAATGTATGAAAATGTAATTATTTACAAACCCGAATATGCACTTAATAGCAACGGCGAACGTCAACGTTATAAAGTAAATAACGACGGATTGTTTGTGTTGAAAAATGGAGAAACGGTTGCAAATCCAAACGCAACAGATGTTACTTCTAAGATTATATTCTCTGATGTTTCTACTGATGAATTAATAGAAGATAACGACGGTGAATTTTATCGAAACTGGCGACCTAACATTAAATCTACCGACGATATTTGGAATGAAATTGTAAAGGCTACTAAAATACCAGGTGTTACTTCTGCTCCAAAATTACAACCTATCGAAACCCGATTGGTAATGTTACAAACAGGTATGCGTGCACCAATGGGGATAAAAGTAAAAGGACAAAATTTAAAAGAAATCGAAGCCTTTGGTGTACAACTGGAAGACATTTTAAAAGATGTTACAGGGGTTAAAAAAGAAGCTGTCTTTGCTGATAGAATTGTAGGAAAGCCCTATTTATTAATTGATATTGACAGAGAAAAAATAGCACGTTATGGTATTTCTATTCAAGAGGTTCAAGATGTCTTAAAAGTTGCCGTTGGCGGTATGCCACTAACGCAAACCGTTGAGGGACGAGAGCGTTATGGAGTACGTGTACGTTATCCAAGAGAATTACGTACTACACCTGCTGATTTAAAACAAATTTATGTACCAATAAACAAAGGGAGTTCTGTGCCCTTAAGTGAATTAGCAACCATTCGCTACGAACAAGGTGCACAAGTGATTAAAAGTGAAGACACTTTTTTAATAGGGTATGTATTGTTTGATAAATTGAACGATTTTGCAGAGGTTACTGTAGTTGAAAATGCACAAAAAGCTATTCAACAAAAAATAGATAATGGTGAGCTTGTAGTTCCAAAAGGAATCAATTATCAGTTTACGGGAACTTATGAAAATCAGATACGAGCAGAGAAAACACTTTCGGTAGTGGTACCATTGGCACTATTAATCATTTTTATCATTTTATATTTCCAATTTCGTTCTACAACTACTTCTTTAATGGTGTTTACCGCAATTATTGTGGCTTTTGCAGGTGGATTTATTATGATGTGGCTTTATGGGCAATCGTGGTTTTTAAACTTTAGCGTTTTTGGGCAAAACATTCGAGAGCTGTTCCAAATGCACCCAATTAATTTAAGTGTGGCGGTTTGGGTAGGTTTTATTGCTTTGTTTGGTATTGCCACCGACGACGGCGTAGTAATGGCAACCTATTTAAAACAAACCTTTGCCAAAAACGAACCAACTACAAAAGCCGATATAAGAAAATCGGTTGTAGAAGCTGGTGAAAAACGTATTAGACCGTGTTTAATGACTACAGCAACAACTGTATTAGCATTGTTGCCTGTACTAACATCTACAGGACGAGGAAGTGATATCATGATACCTATGGCAATTCCTGCTTTTGGAGGTATGATAATCGATGTTACATCCTATTTTTTACTACCTGTTTTATACAGTTTACGAGAAGAATTTTTATTAAAAAGAAAGAAAAATAATGAAAACTAA
- a CDS encoding TolC family protein has product MKTKSILSVLFILVFSCFSNAQELQSLINEALANNPKIQKFELQHAIASEKVNEVNTLPNTQFGVGYFASEPETRTGAQRFKVSAKQMLPWFGSITARESYVNSLADAKYEDIVIAKRQLITDVSQSYYKLYTIQAKQDVLTKNIELLKTYETLALTSVEVGKASAVDVLRLQMRQNELKQLKQVLTQKYLAEQTALNKLLNRESTTAIDVVKELTIPLEKNEVDVNQLALHPELSKYDKLYQSVEQSELLNQKESSPMIGFGLDYIAVSERPNMNFSDNGKDIVMPMVSVSIPIFNKKHKSKTKQNQLMQEELLSQKQERLNKLETLLSKAINNRIASRISYNTQTKNLKQAKDAEEILIKNYETGTIDFNDVLDIQELQLKFQMNQIESIKDYFVQTTIINYLSN; this is encoded by the coding sequence ATGAAAACTAAAAGTATATTATCCGTACTATTTATTCTTGTTTTTAGTTGTTTTTCCAACGCTCAAGAATTACAATCACTTATAAATGAAGCATTAGCGAATAATCCTAAGATTCAAAAATTTGAACTGCAACATGCTATTGCTTCAGAAAAAGTAAACGAAGTCAATACATTACCCAATACACAATTTGGTGTAGGTTATTTTGCAAGCGAACCAGAAACACGAACTGGAGCACAACGCTTTAAAGTATCAGCAAAACAAATGCTTCCGTGGTTTGGTTCCATTACAGCACGAGAAAGCTATGTGAATTCTTTAGCAGATGCTAAATATGAAGACATTGTTATTGCTAAACGTCAATTGATTACAGACGTATCTCAATCGTATTATAAATTGTACACTATTCAGGCAAAACAAGATGTACTCACAAAGAATATCGAACTGCTTAAGACGTATGAAACCTTGGCATTGACTTCTGTAGAAGTAGGAAAAGCATCTGCCGTAGATGTACTGCGATTGCAAATGCGACAAAATGAACTGAAGCAGTTAAAACAAGTACTAACACAAAAGTATTTGGCAGAACAAACAGCACTCAACAAACTCTTAAATAGAGAAAGTACTACTGCTATTGATGTTGTAAAAGAGCTGACTATTCCTTTAGAGAAAAATGAGGTTGATGTTAATCAGTTAGCATTGCATCCAGAACTTAGTAAGTACGATAAATTGTACCAATCTGTTGAACAATCAGAACTATTAAACCAAAAAGAAAGTAGTCCGATGATTGGTTTTGGTTTAGATTATATCGCTGTTTCAGAACGTCCGAACATGAATTTTTCTGATAACGGAAAAGACATTGTAATGCCAATGGTATCTGTGTCTATTCCCATATTTAACAAGAAGCATAAATCTAAAACCAAACAAAATCAATTAATGCAAGAAGAGCTGTTGTCTCAAAAGCAAGAACGATTAAACAAACTAGAGACATTACTTTCTAAAGCGATAAATAACAGAATTGCTTCTAGAATTAGCTACAATACACAAACAAAAAATCTAAAACAAGCTAAAGATGCAGAGGAGATTTTAATTAAAAATTATGAAACAGGAACGATTGATTTTAATGATGTTTTAGACATTCAAGAATTGCAGTTAAAGTTTCAGATGAATCAAATAGAATCGATAAAAGACTACTTCGTACAAACAACTATTATTAACTATTTAAGTAACTAA
- a CDS encoding DUF3347 domain-containing protein, which produces MKKVKLILAITLMTSLSLTAMSCKNGTKENTATNTEHSEMNHDEMNASTDKTVSDAQNSTDAQKVLTAYMALKDALVATNESAAAKAGKTLENTLKAFKVNNYSAEQQKELKDIIADATEHAEHISRSEIGHQREHFKVLSKDIIDMVAITGTENTLYQQFCPMYDGGGAWLSMEKNVKNPYYGNKMLTCGKVQKEIN; this is translated from the coding sequence ATGAAAAAAGTAAAATTAATCTTAGCAATTACATTAATGACATCTTTAAGTTTAACAGCCATGTCATGTAAGAATGGTACAAAAGAAAATACTGCTACTAATACAGAACATTCTGAGATGAATCATGATGAAATGAATGCTTCTACTGATAAGACAGTTTCTGATGCTCAAAACTCAACTGATGCTCAAAAAGTATTAACTGCTTATATGGCTCTTAAAGATGCTTTAGTAGCAACAAATGAATCTGCGGCAGCCAAAGCTGGTAAAACATTAGAAAACACATTAAAAGCATTTAAAGTGAACAACTATAGTGCAGAACAGCAGAAGGAATTAAAAGATATTATCGCTGATGCTACCGAACATGCTGAACATATTAGCAGAAGTGAAATTGGGCATCAACGTGAGCACTTTAAAGTATTGAGTAAGGATATTATAGATATGGTTGCCATAACAGGAACGGAGAATACTTTATATCAGCAGTTTTGTCCTATGTATGATGGAGGTGGTGCATGGTTAAGTATGGAAAAAAATGTAAAAAACCCTTACTATGGTAATAAAATGTTAACCTGCGGAAAGGTGCAAAAAGAAATTAACTAA
- a CDS encoding heme-binding domain-containing protein, whose protein sequence is MRVVKIIALILLVCFVGIQFVPTKLNQSSIVPKNDFLILNNTPKEIGTILQVSCYDCHSNNTKYPWYNKIQPISWFIEDHVEEGKAELNFNEWGSLSNRRKVSKLRSIIKQIESDKMPLDSYTLIHKEAELSESEKTLVLDYMKELRKKLE, encoded by the coding sequence ATGAGAGTTGTAAAAATCATAGCACTTATTCTGTTGGTATGTTTTGTGGGTATACAATTTGTACCCACAAAACTAAACCAAAGTAGTATTGTACCCAAAAATGACTTTTTAATATTAAATAATACACCAAAAGAAATTGGAACAATATTACAAGTCTCGTGCTATGATTGTCACAGTAACAACACAAAATATCCTTGGTACAATAAAATTCAACCAATATCCTGGTTTATAGAAGATCATGTTGAAGAGGGAAAAGCAGAGTTAAATTTTAATGAGTGGGGTTCTCTTTCAAATCGAAGAAAAGTAAGTAAACTAAGGTCTATTATTAAACAGATTGAAAGTGATAAAATGCCTCTAGATTCTTACACTTTGATTCATAAGGAAGCTGAATTATCAGAATCTGAAAAGACCTTGGTTCTTGATTATATGAAAGAATTAAGAAAAAAATTAGAATAA
- a CDS encoding nuclear transport factor 2 family protein, whose translation MKILKLITLVTILLTNVNFTNAQNSKNMTDKQDVIEVMKSYKNALQNLTTKGTFELFTEDSEVFESGGVEGSYAHYIEHHLGPELGHFKSFTFSDYEIDVKVDAPYAFTTETYIYTIVLNPNDKGNSRTIKKKGVATSILKKMDGKWKIIKIHSSSRNKK comes from the coding sequence ATGAAAATACTTAAATTAATTACACTAGTAACTATTTTGCTTACAAATGTCAATTTTACTAATGCACAGAATAGTAAGAATATGACAGATAAACAAGACGTTATCGAAGTAATGAAGTCATACAAAAACGCTTTACAAAACTTAACAACAAAAGGTACGTTTGAGTTGTTTACTGAAGATTCTGAAGTGTTTGAATCAGGCGGTGTAGAAGGTTCTTATGCACATTATATAGAGCATCATTTAGGTCCAGAATTAGGGCATTTTAAAAGCTTTACTTTTTCAGATTATGAAATTGATGTGAAAGTAGATGCACCCTATGCATTTACTACAGAAACATACATCTATACTATCGTCTTAAATCCAAATGATAAGGGCAATTCTCGAACTATTAAGAAAAAAGGTGTAGCAACTTCCATTCTAAAGAAAATGGATGGCAAATGGAAAATTATCAAAATACATTCTTCTTCAAGAAATAAAAAATAA
- a CDS encoding DUF2911 domain-containing protein has product MKLRILFTLLLYTFLFVSCKQEAKETKETLEQSKTETSSKSSKKVLSPHTSTMAMIGDAHIHIDYSSPGVRDRIIFGGLLAYDKVWQAGAHMATWIETNKDLTIQGQELPKGKYGFFTIPSKEEWIIIFNSNWNQHGKDDYDEKDDVLRFKVKPTISDKIKEHLEYKVSKISGDEGSISLTWEKVTVSFDFKVKE; this is encoded by the coding sequence ATGAAACTACGTATTCTTTTTACTCTATTACTATATACGTTTCTTTTTGTTTCGTGTAAGCAAGAAGCAAAAGAGACCAAAGAAACTTTAGAGCAATCAAAAACTGAAACTTCATCAAAGTCTTCAAAAAAAGTATTAAGTCCACATACTTCTACTATGGCAATGATTGGTGATGCCCATATTCATATTGATTATTCCTCACCTGGAGTAAGAGATAGAATAATATTTGGAGGCTTATTAGCTTATGATAAAGTATGGCAAGCGGGAGCGCACATGGCAACATGGATAGAAACCAATAAAGATTTAACTATTCAAGGACAAGAACTACCCAAAGGCAAATATGGCTTTTTCACCATTCCATCAAAAGAAGAATGGATAATAATTTTCAATTCTAATTGGAACCAACACGGAAAAGATGATTATGATGAGAAGGATGATGTACTCCGTTTTAAGGTTAAACCTACTATCTCTGATAAAATAAAAGAACATTTAGAGTACAAAGTTAGTAAGATTAGTGGTGATGAAGGTAGTATTTCTCTAACTTGGGAAAAAGTAACTGTAAGTTTTGATTTTAAGGTAAAAGAATAA
- a CDS encoding PepSY domain-containing protein — MVNRHTAQKIRKTHRYLGVFIGVQFLFWTISGLYFSWTNIDDIHGDQFKNLEYQPKTFNNLVSPSELKNSGGINTIALRDINGVPFYWINKKQLYNALDGSLKENISEEEALYIAKNYMKDGLKVASIEKIKEAGKHHEYRERLLPAYVISYDTDEELKAYVSVKDGKFQTVRHRSWRWFDFLWMTHTMDYEGRDNFNTLVLRAFSLLGLITVLSGFLLWYTSSPSVRKLLKRIKK, encoded by the coding sequence ATGGTTAACAGACACACAGCACAAAAAATTAGAAAAACTCATCGTTATTTGGGTGTTTTTATAGGTGTTCAGTTTCTATTTTGGACAATCAGTGGGCTTTATTTTAGTTGGACGAATATAGACGATATTCACGGGGACCAATTCAAGAATTTAGAGTATCAGCCTAAAACATTTAATAATCTCGTGAGCCCTTCTGAATTAAAAAATTCTGGAGGAATTAATACCATTGCTTTAAGAGATATTAATGGTGTTCCATTTTATTGGATAAACAAGAAACAATTATACAATGCTTTGGATGGTAGTCTAAAAGAAAATATTTCCGAAGAAGAAGCTTTGTACATAGCTAAAAACTACATGAAAGATGGCTTAAAAGTAGCTTCGATTGAAAAGATTAAAGAAGCAGGAAAACACCACGAATATAGAGAGCGATTATTACCTGCTTATGTAATTTCTTATGATACCGATGAAGAACTAAAAGCATATGTATCTGTTAAGGATGGAAAATTTCAAACCGTAAGGCATCGAAGTTGGCGATGGTTCGATTTTTTATGGATGACACATACAATGGATTATGAAGGTAGAGACAACTTCAATACACTCGTATTAAGAGCCTTTTCACTTTTAGGATTAATAACCGTATTAAGTGGATTTTTATTGTGGTATACATCTTCACCATCAGTTAGAAAATTATTAAAACGAATAAAAAAATAA
- a CDS encoding efflux RND transporter periplasmic adaptor subunit, whose amino-acid sequence MKKHIIYLGILLAGLLFGWLLFGGSSEGKTTHNHDETTAANQQWTCSMHPQIMQPEPGDCPICGMDLIPAEAGADGLRPDEFKLSKNAMALANVQTSVVGDSETEGNTIKLSGKIVENEEANAVQVSYFSGRIERLNLNYVGEEVRKGQLLATIYSPELFAAQQELITAASLKESQPALYQAVRRKLKLWKLSEKHINQIENLGKVKENFPVYATVSGTVSEKLVEEGAAIKQGQPLLKIANLNTVWANFDVYENQIDLFNKGQEITITTNAYPNKKFKAKVDFIDPVLNTKTRTVSLRVVLKNSKDAFKPGMFVEGKIEVENHDKKELLSVPTSAVLWTGERSVVYVKTSSDQPVFEMREVKLGNEIGENYEVIKGLKKGDEIVTNGTFTIDAAAQLQGKKSMMNNQNTMDEHAGHSMNEAVERIEVSAKFQNQLKSVFENYIQLKDALVKDDANTSSTSATTLQSSLNKVDMKLLKDKSAHSHWMPLEKEIKSAAKSISSISDIKKQRDHFKHLSTHLTKAIQLFGVNTKIYHQFCPMANNNKGAYWLSLEEKVLNPYFGDAMLRCGEVKETIE is encoded by the coding sequence ATGAAAAAACACATAATCTATTTAGGAATATTATTAGCTGGTTTGCTATTTGGCTGGTTACTTTTTGGTGGTTCATCTGAAGGTAAAACAACTCATAATCATGATGAAACTACGGCTGCAAATCAACAATGGACTTGTTCTATGCATCCGCAAATTATGCAACCAGAACCTGGTGATTGCCCTATATGTGGTATGGATTTGATTCCTGCTGAAGCTGGAGCAGATGGATTACGTCCAGATGAATTTAAATTGTCAAAAAATGCTATGGCTTTGGCAAACGTACAAACCTCTGTTGTAGGAGATAGTGAGACAGAAGGAAATACCATAAAGTTGTCAGGAAAGATTGTAGAAAATGAAGAAGCGAATGCTGTGCAGGTCAGTTATTTTTCAGGAAGAATTGAACGATTAAATCTTAATTATGTAGGTGAAGAGGTACGTAAAGGACAGTTGCTAGCTACCATTTATTCTCCTGAATTATTTGCAGCACAACAAGAGTTGATTACCGCAGCGTCTCTAAAAGAATCACAACCTGCGTTATACCAAGCTGTACGTAGAAAATTAAAACTCTGGAAGCTTTCAGAAAAGCATATCAATCAAATTGAAAATTTAGGAAAAGTAAAAGAGAATTTTCCAGTATATGCAACAGTTTCAGGTACAGTTTCAGAAAAGTTGGTTGAAGAAGGAGCTGCTATAAAACAAGGACAACCTTTACTTAAAATAGCTAACTTAAATACTGTTTGGGCAAATTTTGATGTATATGAAAATCAAATCGATTTATTCAATAAAGGACAGGAAATTACCATAACGACGAATGCTTATCCAAATAAGAAGTTTAAAGCCAAAGTAGATTTTATAGATCCTGTTTTAAATACCAAAACCAGAACGGTAAGTCTAAGAGTTGTTTTAAAAAATTCAAAAGATGCTTTTAAACCAGGAATGTTTGTAGAAGGTAAAATTGAAGTTGAAAATCATGATAAGAAGGAATTACTATCGGTTCCTACTTCCGCTGTTTTATGGACTGGTGAACGTTCAGTAGTATATGTGAAAACAAGTTCTGACCAACCTGTATTTGAAATGCGTGAAGTAAAATTAGGCAATGAGATTGGAGAAAATTATGAAGTGATAAAAGGCTTGAAAAAAGGAGATGAAATTGTTACCAACGGTACATTTACTATTGATGCTGCGGCACAATTACAAGGTAAAAAATCGATGATGAACAATCAAAATACAATGGACGAACACGCAGGACATAGTATGAATGAAGCTGTTGAAAGAATAGAAGTATCTGCCAAATTTCAAAACCAACTAAAAAGTGTTTTCGAGAATTATATTCAATTAAAAGATGCTTTGGTAAAAGATGATGCTAATACTTCAAGTACATCAGCAACAACACTTCAATCTAGTTTAAACAAAGTAGATATGAAATTGTTGAAAGATAAGAGCGCACACAGTCATTGGATGCCGTTGGAGAAAGAAATTAAATCTGCTGCGAAATCCATTTCAAGTATTTCAGATATTAAAAAACAAAGAGATCACTTTAAGCATTTATCGACACATCTTACAAAAGCAATACAATTATTCGGTGTTAATACAAAAATATATCATCAATTCTGCCCTATGGCAAATAACAATAAAGGAGCTTATTGGTTAAGTCTTGAGGAAAAAGTATTAAACCCCTATTTCGGAGATGCGATGTTAAGGTGTGGAGAAGTTAAAGAAACAATAGAATAA
- a CDS encoding heavy-metal-associated domain-containing protein, which translates to MKKVILSVAVVVSILFTSCKNEAKKETKDSPKIEAVKTIAMTNTSFGVRGNCGMCKNTIEKAANGVAGVTSAVWDRNKKKIDVSFDESKTNVMAIHNAIAVSGYDTEKVAGNEEAYNGLPGCCKYDHSMQMNQSGENSSDDHSNHDH; encoded by the coding sequence ATGAAAAAAGTAATTTTAAGTGTAGCAGTAGTAGTTTCAATACTATTTACTAGCTGTAAAAACGAAGCAAAAAAAGAAACTAAGGATTCGCCTAAAATAGAAGCGGTTAAAACTATTGCAATGACCAATACTAGTTTTGGAGTTAGAGGAAACTGTGGTATGTGTAAAAACACCATAGAAAAAGCTGCTAATGGAGTAGCTGGTGTTACTAGTGCAGTTTGGGATAGAAACAAAAAGAAAATTGATGTGTCTTTTGATGAATCAAAGACTAACGTCATGGCAATTCATAATGCTATTGCCGTATCTGGTTATGATACTGAAAAAGTAGCAGGGAATGAAGAAGCATATAACGGCTTACCAGGATGTTGCAAATATGATCATAGTATGCAAATGAATCAATCTGGAGAGAACAGTTCTGATGACCATTCTAATCACGATCATTAA